In Ipomoea triloba cultivar NCNSP0323 chromosome 7, ASM357664v1, a single genomic region encodes these proteins:
- the LOC116024709 gene encoding uncharacterized protein LOC116024709 translates to MGDHFVFLVDRLLTESTLEAAIESRNQKQLTVEDMAIDCSSNKDSEAATSLKKIVECRICQDEDFDSNMETPCYCCGSLKYAHRKCVQRWCNEKGDTLCEICNQPFTPGYTAPPPIFRLGGIPMNFRGNWGIARRDLNYAHLTAVVSADRNFVDSSHDDYAVSTSSSNVMCFRSIAIIFMVLLILRHSLPIISVQAGDYPLPLIMLLLLRIAGVAFPIYIIFKAVTSFLHRRQQQANQYTPPSDEEAAG, encoded by the exons ATGGGAGATCACTTCGTTTTTCTGGTTGACCGTTTGCTCACCGAATCGACTTTGGAGGCTGCAATAGAGAGCAGGAATCAGAAACAGTTGACCGTTGAGGATATGGCAATAGATTGCTCTTCTAACAAGGATTCTGAGGCCGCTACGTCTCTGAAGAAGATTGTTGAGTGCAGGATATGCCAGGATGAAGATTTCGACTCGAATATGGAGACCCCCTGCTATTGCTGTGGTAGTTTGAAG TATGCACATAGGAAATGCGTGCAAAGGTGGTGTAACGAAAAGGGTGACACTCTGTGCGAGATATGCAACCAG CCTTTCACGCCTGGGTATACAGCGCCACCCCCCATTTTTCGTCTCGGGGGAATTCCAATGAACTTTAG GGGAAATTGGGGAATTGCCAGAAGGGACTTGAATTATGCTCATCTCACTGCAGTTGTTTCAGCTGATCGGAATTTCGTTGATTCTTCCCATGATGATTATGCAGTTTCTACGTCAAGTTCAAATGTGATGTGTTTTCGTTCTATCGCCATAATa TTCATGGTTCTTCTAATTCTCCGTCACAGTCTTCCAATCATCAGTGTTCAAGCAGGGGATTATCCGCTCCCCTTAATCATG TTGCTACTCCTAAGAATTGCCGGGGTGGCTTTTCCTATCTACATTATATTCAAAGCCGTGACTTCTTTCCTACACCGCAGACAGCAACAG GCTAATCAATACACTCCTCCCTCTGATGAAGAAGCTGCTGGCTAG
- the LOC116025487 gene encoding glycine-rich cell wall structural protein 1.0-like has product MGGGGKGGNGGGGGAKSGGSGGGSGKGGGTATGGGAKGGGGSGGGGTTTKGSGGGERVPGMMVAPGGGGEQIPRDAFESNPKAYFAGLHAGQKDG; this is encoded by the coding sequence ATGGGAGGCGGTGGAAAAGGAGGTAACGGCGGCGGAGGAGGGGCTAAAAGTGGTGGTTCTGGAGGAGGCTCTGGCAAGGGCGGAGGCACTGCTACTGGTGGAGGAGCCAAAGGTGGTGGCGGTAGCGGCGGCGGTGGCACCACCACCAAGGGGAGTGGCGGAGGTGAGCGTGTGCCCGGTATGATGGTTGCTCCCGGCGGAGGAGGAGAGCAAATTCCCAGGGATGCTTTTGAAAGTAACCCTAAGGCCTACTTTGCTGGTCTGCATGCCGGTCAGAAGGATGGGtga
- the LOC116026200 gene encoding uncharacterized protein LOC116026200 yields MGNLVPCCSLTPRMCAATAKAVRVIVPGGGIRQFCEPVKAAELMLEHPGYFLINSTSMNVGRRFSALSADEDLEMGNAYGMFPLRRVNSVVTAADMAVLLEMAAPDSTAKRIVVRVSPENGSSEVEAAPSLDLVFEGFAEQEMKYRLSSSRSKRPLLETIVEESVPAC; encoded by the coding sequence ATGGGAAATCTCGTTCCGTGCTGTAGTTTAACTCCAAGAATGTGCGCCGCCACCGCTAAGGCGGTGAGGGTGATCGTACCGGGCGGCGGAATCCGGCAGTTCTGTGAGCCGGTGAAGGCGGCGGAGCTCATGCTCGAACACCCCGGCTACTTCTTGATAAATTCCACGTCCATGAATGTGGGGCGGCGGTTCTCGGCGTTGTCGGCGGATGAGGATTTGGAAATGGGGAATGCGTATGGCATGTTCCCGTTGAGGCGCGTGAACTCGGTGGTCACGGCGGCGGACATGGCCGTGCTCTTGGAGATGGCGGCGCCTGACTCCACCGCCAAACGGATCGTTGTGAGAGTGTCGCCGGAAAATGGGTCGTCGGAGGTGGAGGCGGCGCCGTCGTTGGATTTGGTGTTTGAAGGGTTTGCGGAGCAGGAGATGAAGTATAGATTATCGTCGTCTCGGTCAAAGCGGCCATTGTTGGAAACAATCGTGGAAGAATCGGTTCCCGCTTGTTAG
- the LOC116024031 gene encoding fruit protein pKIWI502-like isoform X2, whose protein sequence is MAFLKLLARHHNQLSTQTRRLSVAAAAAVLPETAIWTPAPLLTVSPAARSLFHVAIDVSDSPELAVSHTRAGQYLQLRVPRVAKPSFLAIASPPSLAAARGVFEFLVKSVPGSTAELLCDLRRGDIVELSHIMGDGFDIDRISPPEKFQTVLIFAAGSGISVPENLERMAYQDRFKNWEASGVDIVPVLSQPDDTWTGDCGFVQAAFSKAKRTFSPRSTGAVLCGRRRMTEEVTSVLLANGVPAEKILKNF, encoded by the exons ATGGCATTCCTGAAACTTCTCGCTCGCCACCACAACCAACTCTCCACCCAAACCCGTCGTCTCtccgtcgccgccgccgccgccgtcctTCCGGAGACCGCAATCTGGACTCCCGCCCCTCTCCTAACCGTCTCTCCCGCCGCGAGGTCCCTCTTCCACGTTGCAATCGACGTCTCTGATTCTCCTGAGCTCGCCGTGTCCCACACTAGGGCCGGGCAGTATCTCCAGCTCCGAGTCCCCCGCGTCGCCAAACCGTCCTTCCTTGCTATTGCTTCCCCGCCTTCCCTCGCCGCCGCCAGGGGCGTGTTTGAGTTTTTAGTGAAGAGCGTTCCCGGCTCCACCGCTGAGCTTCTATGTGATCTCCGACGAGGTGATATTGTAGAGTTGAGCCATATTATGGGGGATGGTTTCGACATCGATCGGATCTCTCCGCCAGAGAAGTTTCAGACTGTTCTAATTTTTGCCGCCGGATCTGGAATCAG CGTCCCTG AAAATCTAGAGAGAATGGCCTATCAG GATAGGTTTAAAAATTGGGAAGCTTCCGGAGTTGACATTGTACCAGTATTGTCTCAACCTGATGACACTTGGACTGGAGATTGTGGATTTGTGCAG GCTGCATTTTCCAAAGCCAAAAGAACTTTTAGCCCTCGGTCCACTGGTGCAGTGCTTTGTGGACGAAGACGAATGACTGAG GAGGTTACTTCTGTTCTTTTAGCAAATGGCGTCCCAGCTGAGAAGATTCTAAAGAACTTCTAA
- the LOC116024031 gene encoding fruit protein pKIWI502-like isoform X1 gives MAFLKLLARHHNQLSTQTRRLSVAAAAAVLPETAIWTPAPLLTVSPAARSLFHVAIDVSDSPELAVSHTRAGQYLQLRVPRVAKPSFLAIASPPSLAAARGVFEFLVKSVPGSTAELLCDLRRGDIVELSHIMGDGFDIDRISPPEKFQTVLIFAAGSGISPIRSLIEAGFGADQRSDVRLYYGAENLERMAYQDRFKNWEASGVDIVPVLSQPDDTWTGDCGFVQAAFSKAKRTFSPRSTGAVLCGRRRMTEEVTSVLLANGVPAEKILKNF, from the exons ATGGCATTCCTGAAACTTCTCGCTCGCCACCACAACCAACTCTCCACCCAAACCCGTCGTCTCtccgtcgccgccgccgccgccgtcctTCCGGAGACCGCAATCTGGACTCCCGCCCCTCTCCTAACCGTCTCTCCCGCCGCGAGGTCCCTCTTCCACGTTGCAATCGACGTCTCTGATTCTCCTGAGCTCGCCGTGTCCCACACTAGGGCCGGGCAGTATCTCCAGCTCCGAGTCCCCCGCGTCGCCAAACCGTCCTTCCTTGCTATTGCTTCCCCGCCTTCCCTCGCCGCCGCCAGGGGCGTGTTTGAGTTTTTAGTGAAGAGCGTTCCCGGCTCCACCGCTGAGCTTCTATGTGATCTCCGACGAGGTGATATTGTAGAGTTGAGCCATATTATGGGGGATGGTTTCGACATCGATCGGATCTCTCCGCCAGAGAAGTTTCAGACTGTTCTAATTTTTGCCGCCGGATCTGGAATCAG CCCAATTCGATCTTTAATTGAGGCAGGGTTTGGTGCTGACCAGAGATCTGATGTGCGATTATATTATGGTGCAGAAAATCTAGAGAGAATGGCCTATCAG GATAGGTTTAAAAATTGGGAAGCTTCCGGAGTTGACATTGTACCAGTATTGTCTCAACCTGATGACACTTGGACTGGAGATTGTGGATTTGTGCAG GCTGCATTTTCCAAAGCCAAAAGAACTTTTAGCCCTCGGTCCACTGGTGCAGTGCTTTGTGGACGAAGACGAATGACTGAG GAGGTTACTTCTGTTCTTTTAGCAAATGGCGTCCCAGCTGAGAAGATTCTAAAGAACTTCTAA